The following coding sequences lie in one Oceanicola sp. 502str15 genomic window:
- the ychF gene encoding redox-regulated ATPase YchF, translating to MGFKTGIVGLPNVGKSTLFNALTRTAAAQAANFPFCTIEPNVGEVAVPDARLEKLAAIAKSKQIIPTRMTFVDIAGLVKGASKGEGLGNQFLANIRECDAVAHVLRCFEDGDVTHVEGRVDPVADAETIETELMLADLESIEKRRAGLVRKLKGNDKEAAQQDRLLAQAQAALEDGKPARSVEVADEDLRAWKLLQLLTSKPILYVCNVTEDEAAEGNAHSAAVAKMAEAQGAASVVISARIEEEISQLDPDEAEMFLEELGLKEAGLDRLIRAGHQLLHLQTYFTVGPKEARAWTIPEGTSAPAAAGVIHGDFEKGFIRAETIAYDDYIAGNGEQGAKEAGKMRAEGKSYVVQDGDVLHFLHSG from the coding sequence ATGGGCTTCAAGACCGGCATCGTGGGGCTTCCCAACGTGGGTAAGTCGACGCTGTTCAACGCGCTGACCCGCACTGCGGCGGCACAGGCGGCCAACTTTCCCTTCTGCACCATCGAGCCCAACGTGGGCGAGGTGGCGGTGCCTGACGCGCGGCTGGAAAAGCTGGCGGCGATCGCCAAGTCGAAGCAGATCATTCCGACGCGCATGACCTTCGTCGACATTGCCGGGCTGGTGAAGGGTGCGAGCAAGGGGGAAGGGCTGGGCAACCAGTTTCTTGCCAACATCCGCGAATGCGACGCGGTGGCCCATGTGCTGCGCTGCTTTGAAGATGGCGACGTGACCCACGTGGAAGGCCGCGTCGACCCTGTCGCCGATGCCGAGACCATCGAAACCGAGCTGATGCTGGCCGACCTCGAAAGCATCGAGAAGCGCCGCGCCGGCCTGGTGCGCAAGCTCAAGGGCAACGACAAGGAAGCCGCCCAGCAGGACCGGCTGCTGGCGCAGGCCCAGGCCGCGCTGGAAGACGGCAAGCCTGCCCGCAGCGTGGAGGTTGCCGACGAGGACCTTCGGGCCTGGAAACTGCTGCAACTGCTCACCTCCAAGCCCATTCTCTACGTCTGCAACGTGACCGAAGACGAGGCCGCCGAGGGCAATGCCCACTCTGCCGCCGTCGCCAAGATGGCCGAAGCCCAGGGTGCGGCGAGCGTGGTGATCTCCGCCCGGATCGAAGAGGAGATCTCGCAGCTCGACCCGGACGAGGCCGAGATGTTCCTTGAGGAGCTCGGCCTGAAGGAAGCCGGGCTCGACCGGCTCATCCGTGCGGGCCACCAGCTGCTGCACCTCCAGACCTACTTCACGGTAGGCCCCAAGGAAGCACGCGCCTGGACGATCCCCGAGGGCACCTCGGCCCCCGCTGCCGCCGGCGTGATTCATGGCGACTTCGAGAAGGGTTTCATCCGCGCCGAAACCATCGCCTACGATGACTATATCGCAGGCAATGGCGAGCAGGGCGCCAAGGAGGCCGGCAAGATGCGGGCCGAAGGCAAAAGCTACGTAGTGCAGGATGGCGATGTGCTGCATTTTCTCCATTCCGGCTGA
- a CDS encoding VOC family protein: MKAIPYLFYRGTCREAFESYAEIFGSPAPELFLFSAMPEEERAQMPGVSGDAVMHGAVRVGDTHLYGGDDMMGDFVPMAGSSISVTLKDKPEAERVFAALSKGGEVRMPMMEMFFSPAFGTLTDRFGIRWMVMAEGPEG; the protein is encoded by the coding sequence ATGAAAGCCATTCCCTATCTCTTCTATCGCGGCACATGCCGCGAGGCCTTCGAGTCCTACGCCGAGATCTTCGGCAGCCCCGCGCCCGAGCTGTTCCTTTTCTCTGCCATGCCGGAAGAAGAGCGCGCACAGATGCCCGGCGTTTCGGGCGATGCGGTGATGCACGGCGCCGTCCGGGTGGGCGACACGCATCTTTACGGCGGTGACGACATGATGGGCGACTTCGTTCCGATGGCGGGCAGCTCGATTTCGGTGACGCTCAAGGACAAGCCCGAGGCCGAGCGCGTGTTTGCCGCTCTGTCGAAAGGCGGCGAGGTGCGGATGCCGATGATGGAAATGTTCTTCTCTCCCGCCTTCGGCACCCTCACAGACCGCTTCGGCATTCGCTGGATGGTCATGGCAGAAGGACCAGAAGGCTAA
- a CDS encoding putative DNA modification/repair radical SAM protein, with protein MVKRTLENKLAILADAAKYDASCASSGGEKRSSKDGKGLGSSGGSGICHAYAPDGRCISLLKILMTNFCIYDCAYCVNRVSSRVERARFTVEEVVHLTVEFYRRNYIEGLFLSSGIIKSPDDTMADMVRIARTLRQQENFRGYIHLKTIPDASPELLDEAGKWADRLSINVELPTEKALTTLAPEKSAQQIRTAMAGVRARREAAKEPTWKGRKGRFAPAGQSTQMIVGADAAPDSEILANSSNLYASYKLSRVYYSAFSPIPDASKVLPLIRPPLQREHRLYQADWLMRFYGFDAGEIAPESGMLDLDIDPKLAWALAHREAFPVDINTAPREALLRTPGLGTTSVKRILAARRHRTLRYDDLLKVGCNLKNAKAFITCPGWSPRGLTDDANLRARFAPPPEQLSLF; from the coding sequence ATGGTCAAAAGAACGCTCGAAAACAAACTGGCAATCCTCGCAGATGCCGCCAAGTACGATGCCTCCTGCGCGTCGTCAGGCGGGGAGAAGCGCAGCAGCAAAGACGGAAAGGGCCTCGGCTCCTCCGGTGGCTCGGGCATTTGCCATGCCTACGCCCCGGATGGCCGCTGCATCTCGCTGCTCAAGATCCTGATGACAAACTTCTGCATCTACGACTGCGCCTATTGCGTGAACCGCGTATCGAGTCGGGTCGAAAGAGCGCGCTTCACGGTCGAGGAGGTCGTCCATCTCACCGTCGAGTTCTACCGCCGGAACTACATCGAAGGCCTGTTTCTTTCCTCGGGCATCATCAAATCGCCGGATGACACCATGGCCGACATGGTCCGCATTGCCCGCACCCTGCGGCAGCAGGAAAACTTCCGCGGCTACATCCACCTCAAGACAATCCCCGACGCCTCCCCCGAACTGCTCGACGAGGCCGGCAAGTGGGCGGATCGCCTCTCCATAAACGTCGAGCTGCCAACCGAGAAGGCCCTGACAACACTGGCCCCCGAGAAGTCCGCCCAGCAGATCCGCACCGCCATGGCAGGCGTGCGCGCCCGCCGGGAGGCCGCGAAAGAGCCAACCTGGAAAGGCCGCAAGGGCCGTTTCGCTCCCGCAGGTCAGAGCACGCAAATGATCGTCGGCGCCGATGCCGCGCCCGACAGCGAGATCCTCGCAAATTCGTCGAACCTCTATGCCAGCTACAAGCTGTCCCGGGTGTATTACTCCGCCTTTTCTCCCATACCCGATGCGAGCAAGGTGCTCCCCCTCATCCGCCCTCCCCTGCAGCGAGAGCACAGGCTGTATCAAGCCGATTGGCTCATGCGGTTCTACGGGTTCGATGCCGGCGAGATCGCGCCCGAATCGGGAATGCTCGATCTCGATATCGACCCCAAGCTTGCCTGGGCACTGGCGCACCGCGAGGCATTTCCGGTCGATATCAACACCGCCCCACGCGAGGCTCTCCTGCGTACGCCCGGTTTGGGCACCACCTCGGTCAAACGGATACTCGCTGCCCGCCGGCATCGCACCTTGCGCTATGACGACCTGCTCAAGGTCGGCTGCAATCTGAAGAATGCCAAGGCCTTCATCACCTGTCCCGGCTGGTCGCCACGCGGCCTCACCGACGATGCAAACCTGCGCGCCCGCTTCGCACCGCCCCCCGAACAGCTCAGTCTTTTCTGA
- a CDS encoding UdgX family uracil-DNA binding protein (This protein belongs to the uracil DNA glycosylase superfamily, members of which act in excision repair of DNA. However, it belongs more specifically to UdgX branch, whose founding member was found to bind uracil in DNA (where it does not belong), without cleaving it, appears to promote DNA repair by a pathway involving RecA, rather than base excision.): MLTIRLPRIGSVAAWRSEARRLAAAGVAAEHVRWTQDAENDLFARDDAPRGNPVEIRLSKQALFDIESSLYHRDPERFARAYALVLRLGRGEIRWGDRADDMLRKLLHQRKEVGRDIHKMHAFVRFNELTEPGANRRAFAAWFEPDNPIVEAAATFFAKRFGDMDWVIATPYLTARFIGGELAFEETVDNARPTEDASHDLWRTYYANIFNPARLMPEAMRSEMPKKYWKNLPEARLIPELIRTAPARAAEMQAKLPSIPPAFAAKAGVTRSPMPQDLTPDTFKQHLDACTRCPIGCRATQAVAGQGPLTARVMVVGEQPGDAEDLAGKPFVGPAGVLFNECASRAGLRRAETYVTNAVKHFKFTPRGKRRIHQRPDAGEIEICSWWLDLEREWVKPKLILAMGATAAQSLTGSSKNITSRRGSIEATPDGTPVLLTTHPSYLLRLPDTGAREAAQRQFEADLREASAYLR; encoded by the coding sequence ATGCTTACCATCCGCCTGCCCCGCATCGGCTCGGTCGCTGCCTGGCGCAGCGAGGCCCGCCGACTCGCCGCCGCAGGGGTGGCCGCCGAGCATGTGCGCTGGACGCAGGACGCGGAAAATGACCTTTTTGCACGGGACGACGCGCCAAGAGGGAACCCGGTTGAAATTCGCCTCTCCAAGCAGGCCCTGTTTGATATCGAAAGCAGCCTCTACCATCGCGATCCCGAGCGTTTTGCCCGGGCCTATGCGCTTGTCCTGCGGCTGGGGAGAGGCGAGATCCGCTGGGGAGACCGTGCCGATGATATGCTGCGAAAGTTGCTGCATCAGCGCAAGGAGGTGGGCCGCGACATTCACAAGATGCACGCCTTCGTGCGCTTCAACGAGCTGACAGAACCGGGCGCAAACCGCAGGGCGTTCGCCGCATGGTTCGAGCCGGACAACCCCATAGTGGAAGCCGCAGCCACGTTCTTCGCCAAGCGCTTCGGCGATATGGACTGGGTGATCGCGACCCCCTACCTCACCGCCCGTTTCATCGGTGGAGAGCTTGCCTTTGAAGAAACGGTGGACAACGCCCGCCCCACCGAGGACGCCAGCCATGATCTCTGGCGCACTTACTATGCAAACATCTTCAACCCCGCCCGCCTCATGCCCGAAGCAATGCGCTCGGAAATGCCGAAGAAGTACTGGAAGAACCTCCCTGAAGCCCGGTTGATCCCGGAACTGATCCGCACCGCTCCGGCTCGCGCCGCCGAAATGCAAGCCAAGCTCCCTTCCATCCCGCCTGCCTTTGCGGCCAAAGCCGGGGTCACGCGGTCTCCCATGCCGCAAGACCTAACACCTGATACCTTCAAGCAGCACCTTGATGCCTGCACCCGCTGCCCCATCGGTTGCAGGGCAACTCAGGCCGTGGCGGGACAAGGCCCCCTCACCGCCCGTGTCATGGTGGTGGGGGAGCAGCCCGGAGATGCCGAGGATCTGGCAGGCAAGCCGTTCGTCGGCCCCGCTGGAGTTCTCTTCAATGAGTGCGCTTCAAGAGCCGGCCTACGCCGGGCCGAGACCTACGTGACCAATGCGGTCAAACACTTCAAGTTCACACCGCGTGGCAAGCGTCGCATCCACCAGCGGCCCGATGCGGGAGAGATCGAGATCTGCTCTTGGTGGCTCGATCTCGAACGCGAATGGGTGAAACCGAAACTCATTCTCGCAATGGGCGCCACCGCCGCGCAATCGCTCACGGGCTCCTCCAAGAATATCACCAGCCGTCGCGGCAGCATCGAGGCCACGCCGGATGGTACGCCGGTACTGCTCACCACCCACCCGAGC